The Elgaria multicarinata webbii isolate HBS135686 ecotype San Diego chromosome 13, rElgMul1.1.pri, whole genome shotgun sequence region tttttaaacatgcaaataggagagaaggcagaggcagtggattggcctataaatGCAAATAGGAGCGAACATGTaaatggcctataagtgcaaataggagagaacatgcaagcaggagagaaggcagaggcagtggattggcctactggttagcgatgtcattgtgacatcaccaatcagtaggccaatccactgtctctgccttctctcctatttgcataagtggcttggaggaggcctctgggcttttatagagagagagagatgtgtactTTCAAAACAATGATGCAGTATCCCTTCTACATGTAACAGatggaagagtgtgtgtgtgtgatagtgaGGGTGGGAGAGCCAGCCAGACGACATTTCCATAATATCCAGCTAGATGTGCTCCCCTGTCACATGTGGGGGTGAGGAGGCAAAACTTCCCAATAGGCATTTAAAATGCtattcatttcccccacccccatttaaaaCCTGAGCATCACAGCATCCTGAGGGCATTGCTGCAGGGGAACTGAAATCTTCCCTTCAGTACTGCTGGTCTTTGGAGAAAAGACATTCGAGCTAGATGGGCAGTCTTAAGCCTGAACTGAACAACCttcaaaacaatttttaaaaaatgaaacagaagTTCACCAAACCATGTGGTGCCTGGAAGGACGAGTGGCAGCTCTTCTCCATCCATGTTCCACACACAGGAATTTCTCAGGTACAAAATACTGTGCTTCAAGTACTCAGAAAAAGTGCAACCTTAAGgatctgttgttgatgatgatgatgatgatgttgttgttgttgttgttgttgttgtttttaaagagcaacaGATGGTTTTGTTGTACCATGAAAGCACCAGTGTGTGAACAGTAAGCTATGCATCTTTGTCATGCCAGATGCAAGTTTGTGAATTTGCTCCTTTATAATATGAATGTCCAATGGATGTCCAAAGTGACCCTGCGTCAGCAGAGCCACGTGCATCATGTTGGAAGATGAAATGGCTCAACTTGAACTGTTGTCAGTATAAATCCAGCCGGGGCTGAGCTATTAATTGGTGCTGGTGTTGGTGCTGTCCCAATACAGTGGTGTCATGAAAGGCCTTTGTGGGCTTTGTTTCTTTCTTAGGAAAACTTTCCCTGCCTCTAAGAAACCAGGCCTTTTAACTCTCAGGAATGCTGAAGCACTTGCTTTGGAGGAAGAAGAAATAATGtgtttaaaataaagtaaaaaaagatGTAGTCTTGCTATAAACAAAAGTCAATGCTTGCACAATTAACCAGTATAAATAACCTGTGACGAGTTGTTTAAAAACCATGCTGAGTTGTCCATGGTAATTGAGACCAGAAAGCAGCACAGACATAAAAGTGGATGTTTTTGTTGGCCCAAGTTGAGGGCCCAGGAGTGAGCCTGTCCCCAGATCTGGGCTGGTGTCCTGCCTTGTGCTTCCAACAAAGAGGGCTTAGGGAGGGAAGCCTGCCTGGAGGCAAGCAGAGcacagagaggagggagaggaggtatCGGTTCTTTGCCTGTGTTTTTCCTCTTGGGATCTGCTTCGTAAATGCCTTAAATCTTCTGGAAACCTTGTGCAGGGAGAACTGAGGGAAGAGTGGTATTTCAGAGGGCTCTAGCAAAGGCCTTCTCCTGTACCTTTGTTCTCCACATGCAGTTATAACCCATTAAGATGCATGGGCATTGGCCCCCCAGCCACACATGGATGGATGCGCCACTTTCCAATCCTAGTCCATCTCAGACTTACCCCCAGTTTGCCTGAGGTGTGGGAGCCCAAGCTGTTCCTAAGGGGAAAGATGAGAAGCTGGTACCCCATCACTAGACACTGGCATGGGCTGAAATGGCTGTTCCAGAGCCATTGTCACCAGAAACCTTAGCAAACCAGTCACAGTTTATGGCACACAGCTAGAACCCTTTGTGCGCTGTTGTGAGGCTCCCGATGCCCGATGCCAGGCCATTCCAACAGCAACCAGCATTGCTGCAAGTGCAGGGCTAATAACTGCAGTGATGCATGCTGTGAACCAAGTCCCAGGTTCCGCTCTCAAGGCTCAACCGAGCAGCAACTAGAGATCACATGTGCCTGCAGGCAGGAGGAGCTTTGGTCTCTGCTCCAACTGCAGTCGCAGAAAGTCACAACTTTGGTCCCTGCATGTTGGCACAGCATGGCTTGaatcactggctgcctgtactgTAAGGCTCTGGTGCTCAGTGGCTGGTCAGCAAGAAATGCTGGTGCACAGTACCATTTCAGGCAGGGGAGCTCAAAGCAACCATCCAACTGAGGATGTCTAAAGGAAGACTTGGAAAACAGTTTCCCTGGTTAGGACCTACCCAAGGATCTGAATTCATTTATTCTCTGCAACCAATGAAAAGGGCAAAGGTCTTTGGGGTGAGGGAACCTTTGGCACAGGTCTCTGCTGGAAACCCACCAACCACTGGGAGGGAAAGCCTGTTTCCTAGACACGGAAACCAGGGGATCTTTGTCAAATCCACACGTAGCTGACAGGTGATCTTGCTCTGCACTGttcctttctctctgtcttttcCAGTCAGCACAGAGATGAGCCAGGGCTGTGCTAAAGGGTGTGACCTGTGCTCCGAATTCAACGGGTGCCTCAAGTGCTCATCCAAACTCTTCATCCTTCTGGAGCGGAACGACATCCGCCAGATTGGCATCTGCCTGCCTTCTTGTCCACTGGGCTATTTTGATGTGCGCAATCCAGACATGAACAAGTGCATGAGTGAGTCTTttggatgggggaaggggaggaagagcagCTCCATGGAAAATGAGCTTCACAACCAGCAGTCCTTCATTGCTCTGATAGTTACTCCAGACcagatcttgtgtgtgtgtgtgtgtgtgtgtgtgtgtgtgtgtgtgtgtgccattgcCTTGTCACAAACACAGAGTTTTAGGAGGGGTCCACACATTtctagccctcccatgttttcccaccacaaaaaaatctgttaaggagggagaGATGGAGGAGCTGCACAAGGCCTTTTGATTGGCAACCCTAGGAGCCCTCCAACACTAAAAGcaccctgaagaaggacttcagATCATGTTCTCTCTGcactttctgtttgtttgttttttggacaATTGACACTTACTCAGGTGTTAGTCAGCTGTCTAAACTACAGTGAGAAATGTGCTTCTGTAACTTTCATATAAAAGGTGGGTTTTGGAGCTCCATATGAATGAAAAATACCAAAAGGGGTTCCAAGAGTTCCTTTCAACAAGTGTTTCTGTAGAACGGCAGAGAAAATACTCTCATCACCATAGCCACGCCTGGATCCCAGGGTGTTGAATGATTTCTCCAGAGCTCTTTTTAATGGACAGGTTGGTAAGAATCCTATTAAATGGGCCATTGCAAAAGAGAAATGTGCCCACTGCGTCCTGGGTGTTCATTGCTCAGGAAGGATCCCTTTAAAAGCAGGCATAATTATGCAGAATATAACACATTAGAGAGCAACTACAGTTCGGCTTTCAGGCAGACAATGGAGAAGGATCAGGGCAGAAAATGACCGCTTCCACATCTCCTGAACAAGCCAGAAAGTAGcatttttcccctccccagctagcccccacccccaacactagCGGACACAAACAGTTTtctagatttggggggggggtgtttcaaaACATTCTacgtgagtgatttattgcacactagtGGATCCTTCACATGACGCTGTCATCTTTCAGGACAACTCCCAcaccttcccctggtaatctcgcttttaaaaagatcagagataatgcactttTCCCACTCCATCCCCAGTCATCATAATTAATGCAAGTCATTTGTGGGACTCTTTTAATCACCTAATTTGGAATCTAGTAGCAGGAAAGCCAGACTAGAGATATTGTAGGGGAAAAGTTCCCTTAGGACATTTCTAGctggttatttttatttctctcccACTGGACACAGAATGCAAAATTGACAACTGTGAGGACTGTTTCAGCCGAAACTTTTGCACGAAGTGTAAGGAAGGCTTGTACTTGCACAAAGGAAGATGTTATGCAACCTGCCCCGAGGGCTTCTCTGCTGCCAATGGTACTATGGAATGCAGCAGTCCTGGTGAGTATTATCGTGTGGCAGCGGGGGTGGGAGCAAGCTGTCTGGATGTCTAGCTCAGTAACTCAGGCCCATTTGGCCTTGGAGGTATGAGTGTATAAGAGAACACTTTTCCTGCACTCCCCTACCCAATGATGCACAAGCGGCTACTGTGGTTTTTACATAAACATCTACATTTCCTGGAACTCCTCTTCACAACATCGAACCTACAAGTCCTGTGGCAGGGCTGTTTGCTTCATCGCTGGGACCAAAGCTGCCTCCAGAGTGGATGCAGTTTCTTTGCAGGGTGATTGATGCATAtcaatccagacaaaactgaGATGCTGTTGGTGGGTGGTTCTCTTGATCAGGTGGAGGGTGTTTgtcctgttttggatggggtttcactccacaggaaggagcaggttcatagcttggtaGTTTTCCTGAAGCCATCATTGCCACTTGAATCTTATGTATCCTCAGTAGtaaggagtgccttctacaagaTTTTattagacagggataacctgaccTCAGAGTATAGACTTCTGaggccaggttatccctgtcctaTCCCTGTCCTATACTCTGataacttccaagttagattactaaaGTGCACTCTCCATGGGGTtgtctttgaagatggtccaggagctgcagtttgtgcacaatgcagcagccagaacGATTGATGGGatcagaaggtttgaacatataacatctGTTCTGTATGTTTTTGAGCCCAGTTCAAGCTgttggttttgatctataaagccttacatggctcgggaccaAAAGAATCTGACAGAGCAcctctcctgatatgaacctacccatacaccacAACAATGACCTTAGGCCCATCTCTAGGTTCCTCCTTGGAGGGAgtttcggaggatggcaacaagcaAGAGGGGTGGGAGTCTGCTGAAGTCCCCCTGGTGGCAACTCTGTCATCCTTTTgttgccaagttaagactttcctctactcccaggcatttgacagcatatgatgacGTTTTAa contains the following coding sequences:
- the RSPO1 gene encoding R-spondin-1 isoform X2, translated to MWCLEGRVAALLHPCSTHRNFSVSTEMSQGCAKGCDLCSEFNGCLKCSSKLFILLERNDIRQIGICLPSCPLGYFDVRNPDMNKCMKCKIDNCEDCFSRNFCTKCKEGLYLHKGRCYATCPEGFSAANGTMECSSPAQCEMSEWGPWGPCSKKRKLCGFRRGNEERSRKILQVSPGDVSGCPATTELRRCTVQRNQCPEGRKKKKEEQGKQDNMNEDRNRKETKESRSGIKRRRDQPRGTAVPITSAQ